TATCACAACATGAAAAAGGAGAACAAATCTTTTGGGAGGGATTTTTTGAGGAGTCGATTCTTTTCTCAATCAACTGATTGCTTGTGCTCCTTTAATGCTaagtaagtaaaataaatagtctttattgtcattgtacaGTGAACACAGGAGCAATGAAATTGGGGCTACTAAcactttcacttcctgtttgtttctgcagatgtaaacaaagaaatgtttgatttttttcctctaggTCTCATTTTCCTCTTCTACCTCATCTTTTATGGCGTCCTGACGGGAATGTTCATCCTCACCATCTGGGTGATGCTGCAGACGCTGGATGACGCCGTTCCCCGGCACCAGGACCGTCTGGACTCTCCAGGTGACCCCACTGCCAGCTGCTGCATGATCCTGCAAGATGCTGCATAACGCTGCATGACGCTGCATGATGCTGCATGATGCTGCAGGATGGTGCATGACCCTGCATGATGCTGCATGATGCTGCATGACGCTGCATGATGCTGCATAACGCTGCATGATGCTGCATGACCCTGCATGACGCTGCACGACCCTGCATGATGCTACATGATGCTGCATAACGCTGCATGATGCTGCATGACGCTACAGGATGGTGCATGACCCTGCATGATGCTACATGATGCTGCATGACACTGCATGATGCTGCAGCTCTGTTCTCTCTGCCTCATCACTTCCTGCGTTGCTTCCTTTCAGGTCTGGTTTTTCGTCCTCATGCTGTTGAGATTTCCTACAATCGCTCGGATCCAGCTAAATTCAACCCGTACGTCCAGCAGCTGCACGACCTTCTGCAGCGTGAGTCAAACCCAGATATTCCATGTTTtagagcacatgtgtcaaactcaggGCACGGGGGCCAAATCCGACCCGCCAGAGCCTTTTTTTGTGGCCCTCTAGCCTCCGGAGCGGCACACATAAAGAGAATTTACAAGATAACAATTGTGTGCCTAATGGTTCAGTATTATGTGTCTTCCAGGCACATTGTACATTTTACAGTATGACCAGGTAACAATGTTACTTTTATGACTCAAAGACATTTTGCTTCccaatttaacaccttgaaattggcccctgtctctttaagaactccccctctttctgaagctctgccTTCATCCCAACACGGCTCCTCCACTAAtccgtttttaccagcgttgctctgagcagcagctcctataatgagctcagcagctccaccaggtgtttgctaattgctcctggctagtctgaaggagctgagtgggggagaagcagcgcctcgaaggcggggctaggccCACCCAGGCGTTTTCGACAtctgaatggttgtcatggagattgaagaatttctcaaacatggatgaaaaaatgaaagcaagactgcaggtatatttttgataataacattataacatgactgaaagattaaaaaggAGATTCTACATAAAAATGCCCTTATGACACAGCCATAGTCGGATGTATCAGGGACGACAGAGAGGAGGAGTATCGCTGTCTGGTGAGGGACTTTGCTCTCTGGTGCCACACAAACCACCTGGAACTCAACACTGCTAAGACAAAGGAGCTGGTTATAGACTTTGGGAGGTCCAGACCAAAGCCAAGACCAGTCGCATTAGAGGGAACTGAGGTTGAGGTCGTGGACTCCTACAAATATCTTGGGCTGTGGCTGGACAGTAAACTGGATTGGTCAAAACACACTAGCCACCTGTATGGGAAAGTGCAGAGCAGGATGTACTTCCTGAGGAGACTGCGGTCCtttaacatctgcagcaaactgctctggatgttctaccagtctgtgatTGCCAGTGTCCTCTTCTACATCGTGGTGTGCTGGGGAGGCAGCATATCCAAGAAGGACACGTCCAGactggacaaactgaccaggcGTGCCGGCTCTGTGGTCGGCATGAAGCTGGACTCTCTGGTGACGGTGGCAGAGGCGAGGACactgaacaaactgctggacATCATGAACGATAGCAGCCACCCTCTACACGTcgtcatcagcagccagaggagccggttcagtgacagactgctgcttcccaagtgccggaccaatagatttaagaactcttttgtcccccatgccttcagactgtacaattcctcattggggggggaggtgacacaggacagagggtggaaggagtagtgaccccttgtatttttctccatacttatcaggtcaaaccacatagtgcaatacgatatcactggtcaatctatccgtcaaattcttatattttttttgtgttgtatttatatttacttatattctatattctatattcttattccttgtttcttgcataatttaaggttcttcttgcataatttaaggttttggttactcacatttagtgtgtaccttagtatttaatttgtattttgtattcttttgcacttttgcttactgtgtgttaactttgttttttgcctgggagctgctggtaacttcaatttcctgagggagtcttcccaaaggatcaataaagtacaagtctaagtctaagtctaagtcttttaaatattatttaatcaatcaaatcaaagcatcGTTTAAACTAAAATGGTCACAAACATTGAGTTGAAGCGATGCTAACTCctacctgcaggtggcagtatctCTTACTTCtacactgctgcctcagcctgaCTTGATaataaagtatcaataatataCTATAAAATAATATAGTATCTAAAGTTATACTATATGATCGATATGGTGAGGaacaaaaagtgaatttcaCTGAGAACATTCATAATCTTgatgaaaatgagtttggcCCCCTAGGATGTCGCTTTCTATTAGTGCTGAtgctttcacaataaaagccccgTTTCCTGTTTGCAGAGTACAACGACAGCATCCAGGAGGGGAACGACTTGTGTCTGGTGGGCGAATACACGGACCAGGACGACCAGCCCAAGAAGAAGGTCTGCCAGTTCAAACGCAGCAATCTGCGCCAGTGCTCCGGTTTGCCGGACACCAGCTTCGGCTACGCCGAGGGGCAGCCCTGCGTCATCCTCAAGCTGAACCGGGTCAGTACAGAACCAGCATTAACTCAGGGTagtttaaatgttgtgttgTGGTGGGTTTCTGTGAGGAGCTTTAATTCACTCAGATCATTTCAAAACTCAGATTTTAACAcgaaaatcagcttttattgctGAGTCATCAAGATTAAAGCAAAGTCTATACCATCTTTTCtcagcagagggcgctgtggTTATTTGTTCAACTCGGTATTAGAgccattctaaaaaaaaataattaattacacGAGTAAAGTTTTAATAGGATAAACTTatagtgttaaaaaaataaagtcaaaataagagACTGGAGtcatattacgactttatttatacatcattatgactttattctaatattaaaacaactttatgGTAGTATattaatgactttattctcatacaattttattcattgtgactttattttacattattatgaCTTTTGTCTCGTATCATTACAACTTTAATATGGTAATAATAGATTTATTTGtgtattattacattattttcttaatattatgactttattgtcatattattgtgattttatccttttattattatgacttcTTGCGacttattttgaatttattttcatacgactattcttgttttattgtgactttttcactgcaatattattttcttattatttcaactgtattcttgtatttttatgactttattcttgtattgtGACTTCATTTGTGTATTGatatgaatttattctcataattaaattgaattgcttttttttctgagctcCATCACATGCTTTAacgttatttttttctcttgggATAAAGGGATTGTTCATGCAGGCTGAACTCCAGGAGTTTTTAAACATATTAGAAGAAACTCATCACTGTTTAGTTCATCATGGAGCTTTAGCTGTTAGAGTGTGAgatttctaataaataaaaaagcaataacTCCATTTGTGTCTGCAGGTCATCGGACTGAAACCCGAAGGAGATCCATACATCAACTGTACCGCCAAGGTAACGGCCTAACATCAATCCCATCATGCACCTGTGAAGGTTTTTGTGTGTAGATGTTTAGTATCTGCTGTGAATGAGCACAGAAACAGGATCagtctgtgttttctgcagagaaacacCCCGCTGCAGATGATTTACTTCCCGCCTGAAGGTCGTctggataaaatgttttttccgtATTACGGCAAAATCGCTCACGTGAGTAAAGGCTGTTTGCTTCTCACATGCACAGAGGAACTGAAAACGATCATAGAAATCCAAATTCATGACCTCATCACTCTAGATGatttattttgcacaattttcctgaaacttttcacaaaacaaatcttGTCAATGGGTTCAAAAGTCTTTCTTGCAATACCCTGAAGTGGCCACATGATGGCGCCACTGTCAACTATAAAAGCTTTTCTGAgacagtgaaaatattttattatgttgttaTAGTTTAATGAAATGATTTGCACTTTATAATGCACTATTTTGGTAAAAGTATTGAGTTACTTGCCTTCATGTGTACATGATCCATTTTTGATCAAAAAGATTTCATATGATGTTGGAAATCATTTCAGATCTACTCAGAAGGTTTCCATAAGGTTGTAGGGTGGGTTTTTAGgaattttcacttttcttccaGAAGGCTATTTGTGAGGTcggacactgatgttggactaGACGGATTTGGGTCGtagaaaacaatcattttgtATTACATACTGCTTTCAGTTGTTTGCTGGAAGTGAAAACGTTTGTTTCCATTGCAAGATGAGACCaatataaaatcctttttttgattaaaatatcaCAACAACCACATATTAAAGAATATTGTATtagataaagaaaataatgatgTGATATTTTCTTGGGGGTGCTATGACTTCCAGGGAGAGCTACAGCGCCACCTAGCGCTGCCACTGCCACAAACTAAGAAGAGAAGAAAGAGTCCACATCAGCCGAGAGCCATCCAGAAGTTAGGAAGAAAAGGGATTAACTGGCTATAGTTGAACTTGAAAGaaagttttgattgtttttcagGAGATAAAAGCTTTGCAGAAACTTTTGGACCTGCTAGTTGAAAACCCAACATCATCAGAAACAGATAGAAAAAGCTAGACTTGTTTTATTAGACAGATTTTTGCAccttaaaccaaaaataaacttgataaaATGTGTCATCCGTGTTTTGTTTAGCTGATTCTGTCCTCACATGTCAGATTGCTGGTGCTGCCGGATCGGTGTGATCCGAACCAGAACGTTTACCTCTGACTCCGCTTGTGTCTGCAGCCGGATTACGTCCAGCCGCTGGTGGCCGTCAAGCTGCTGCTAACTAAGGAGGACTACAGCGTGGAGCAGACGGTGGAATGTAAAGTGGAGGGATCCAACCTGCGCAACAGCGACGAGCGGGACAAGTATCTGGGTCGGGTCACTTTCCGGGTCACAGTGTTTCAGTAAACGCTTGGTGCAATTTTacactgaaacacattttaaattcaggAAACTTTTAGCCCAGACCTGATCTACTCCTACAAGTCTGAATCAACTGGATCCAACAATCAAATCTGGACCGCTGAGGTTTAACGACACACTGCCAGAACCTCCGCAGCATCCTCGTGGTTCAGCCCAGTTTGACAGATAGCTCACCCGTTTCTGTTATGCGTAGCTTAAAGAAGAAGAGCTGCGGTGGATCCTGTTGAGGCGCTGGGAGCAGATCAGGTCTGATGTGGAAGCATGTGAGCCCAGAGCACATCagtgtgttgtttttagacTTTTCTATGTTAGTGAGATCATTAAAGAGTAATCTGATTCCTATCGTGAGTCGCAGGGCAGCGCAGCAGAGTCTGCCTGAGAGAGCAAACATTTCGGTCCCTGTTTCATTAAAAGTCACATGGTCTAAAATCAAAGAATACTGCAATATTTTCCATAATTCTGACTgggatgttctggttctgcaacAGCTGAAACAGATCATTCATACATACAGTAGGAAAGTGCTACTTCTTagcaaatttctttaaagtctcAGAATGAACATTAATATTACTAATCCatagaaataacaataattgtGTTTCTAACCAGTGAATAAAAAACTTGGTTTAGAGTCAGGTGTGGAAAGCGAGTCACCTCGATTCAGGTTAGCAGGTCAGCAGAAACGGTGCTACAGGATGAACCGAGTCCTGAGTTATTGCAGCTGACGCTAACGCTGATTGCTAACGGACAGTGTCAGATCGTAATCCGGTTTTCTTGGAGTTGAGTTGTTTGAAATACAACCCAGTGCAGTTGGTAGTCTAAACCTGACCCTTATCTGACAAAATGAATTTAgaggaagctaagtgtgctaaatattttcaaagttagcaaaagcaGTAAAGTGCTAAATAAACAATTTGCTCCCATATTAACATGTTAGCAGATTAATGGAAGTGATAAAAGGCTTCATCCAACCACTAACCACGAGTGACAGGAAAAGTTGTGTtctttgtggaaaaatgttgaaattctgCCAGTGTATGAAAACTTATGAGCTCAACTTTAACTTCAGCAGGAAGATAAACAAGAATcctaacaaaaagaaaaaaaatagactttgGCAAGTAGGTTAGCTTAGCCTGGAGGAATCTGCTTGTTGGACCAGGGTTCAAATACCGGACGAGCCCCCAGTTACTGCCAGCTTAGCTCAGGTCATGAAGAAGGGAATCGGTACTGACACTAGGTGACACTAGTTAGTTTATGTTACAATGAAACTTCAGATGTTGTCACTTGTTTACATGTGCAGATTCCTGAAGATGGGAACAGAAAACTAGTGAATTAAATCAGTCATGAAGACAAAGAGCTAAGAGAGGCGACTCCAGAGCCAAACGATTTCCAGCCAGCTGTTGGATCACAGATGGGAAATAAATATCCCACTTCCAGGATCCTATTGGCCCATTCAGACTAATAGTGACACTATATTTATGAGTAATAGCTACCAAAAAGTATTTATTGACCAATTAAAAAGTGACTTCCACTGCGCTGCCCTTCCCCCATCCATGGAAAATTTAGCAAAAGAAAGATTTAAACCTAATACAGTTATTATTTTagcagattttattatttatctatttatttctcagatGTGTGAGATCATATTCATCaagtgtaatttttttgttctgtttatcagcctgtacagtttttaaaatgtgaactaCGTGTGATTGTAATGAGTTTTTGTGTGACACCATGAAACACATCAGCAGAGTTGCAATTAGAGAAAAGCTGTTATGGCATCACTGCTGTTTAAATGTGCTGtgaaatcttttgttttcttcacaatAACAGAGAAATCGCTacgaaaaacataaaatgaccTACGattatgttgctgaaaaataaactgagtAAAATGATGAATCAACTCTGCTCTAAATAAATTATACATCTTCTAAAATGTGTTCCCTCGTTCTTTATCTTCCTTCACTACGGAGTCAACATGCTTCTAAGTTGTGCGATGATTTATTTGGACAGTAGAGCTACTTATTGTCCTGGGTTCCTGAGAATgaaaagggggcggagcctcacaGAGACACTAATCAGGTAAAAAACACTTCAGTTGTTTCGACTCCATTTTGATGGGATGGTGGAGAAGAAAGATGAACTGATTCAGGTGAGAGttacttcttatttttttcagtcttaagCACTTTGGTACATATATTGATCTAAAACTGATCAGATACAACATCTTTTGgaccaatcagaatgcagatcAGCTTTAAGTCTCAATGTTTTGATTTGCTCTTTAGTTCAGGTCTTTGTCAGCTGGAGATCTGACTGACcaagaaaatgtggaaatcaaaacttcagagaaataaaacagattgaTTCACGTTTCCCTGTTATAACAAACTGAATCTGGTCAAAACgacttttcacatttctgtgaGGATTAACTTAAAAAAGGAGACAGACAATAGGAAAGTTAAGAACATTTCTCCCAGCGGGATCCCTGGACAGACCCGTTTATCTTGATGTTTTAATTATGAGATCACTGCAGGTGAGAAAACACTGAGGTCAAAGGAATTTGTTTTGATCTCTGCTCTGAAACAGGTTATGGTTGACTGGATGTTTTTCtgggtaaaacaaaacaaagttaaatgttaaaatcattaACGGATTCAGTACAAAACAAAGTCCAGGTGTGAAAGTGACGTTAATTTCTTGTCCTGCTATTGAACTTTTGCCATAAggtgtcagaaaataaaatacaaatgttgctaaaaaagagaaatcacaaaataaaagcagtaagAGTTAACTGTAAATTTAAACAACACTTACAACAAATTCTTCTGCTTTCTTCTGTTGGTGTTGGAAAAGGAATAAAGTTCTTCTACCAAATGGAGTGAAAAGGGACGGATCAACGGCGGCTCCTTCAgacatccaggagactcagagCCACGATCAGCTCTCATCCCCGAAGCTCCGACATCTcctatatttaaacatttttcagggGTGGAGTTATTACTGTAAATATTACTGAACCAGATAATTACCAAAGAGTagaaacaggtaaaaaaaatctgattcaaGGTTCCAGCAAATTTACAGAAGGAGAATTTTTgagcaaaattagaaaaactttGCAGTCAGAGTTGAATTAAAGAAAAGATTCACATTTGATTCCTCACAGAATGAATTATATCGATTCCATTCattttttcattctgttttattgttgtgcATTTTCTGTCTTGAGTTTCTACTTTATCTCAACCTGCAGCAGGACAGTTGGATGCTTCTAACATTTTCCTCTccaagattttaatttgttggaTAATTTTACCctaattaaagttaaaatgttcTGATCTGCGCTGGCGGCCAAACATGAATCATTTCTAAGTCATAAAGTCATTCCGTCCGTCTGACGTCTCCGTCTCAGCTTAGTgatctttatgtttttcttcctcagaTCGTCCTGCAACATGAACAGGAACAGACTGTAACCCACTGTTGGTTCATAAAAAGGCCCTTTTTCAGCTTTACCTTCAGTTAAAAGATGCAGAAGTGTTGCtgaaatagttttaatttacagtaacaTGTAGAGTCATAAACATATGGTCCATATGAATTGATTAAAAGTCCTTCCTGCTCAGCGTCTGGCTCCCTCAGGCAGGAGCCGCGTCTCCCTGAGGACGGCGCTGACGGCCGACGTCAGGCGGCCGCTGTAGCTCAGCAGCCTGCCGTCATAAATCAGCTGCTGGGCCTTCAGTCCAGTTTGTCCTCGGactctgcagaaacacagcaggGAAACGTCCGGAAATGGGATCTGAGTCGCATTTTCTACGGTCAAACATACGGAGCAAcgcaaagaacaaaaaacagagaaaatattcatgattttaaaatgctatCATTGCTGTGTGTGATTTGCAATAAGCTATCGgaaattaaatagtttaaatgtttttatgaagatgTTTAACTCTTGTTTTATTGAGTCAGTTTGAACATTTCCAGTTTGAGTCGCTGAACAGCTTCGTAATGATGTAGTAAAATGACTGGTTAAGTTTAGTAGTTCTCCTCCAAAACCGCTTAACTTAACCAGAGTAACGAGGAAGGCTAAGGCCATCCTCTTCATCGCTCTACAGGCTGATTAAATGTAagataaaaagttacatttatccTCGTTAGTCTCATTAACCATTTGAGATCCAGCTTAAACAAACTGTTGGTAATTAAATGTTCCGTACGCTGATTGGATGTTGTGGTGTATTTTCTATAGATGTTTTCTAGATGTTATTTATCTTCAAAGCAAATTGCTCCTTGGGGGACAATCAAGTTTATCTGACCTGAACTGAAAAGTTGCATAAAATCATCAGAATCACAAATTCTTTGGGACGATTTCAGGACAAATTCAACCAAACCAACATTGGGGTGGATTTGGTTGATGTCCAGGGAGAGAAGGAACGAAATGTTCCTGCATTTGGATTAAATCTTTTCAGTTGTTTAAGGTTGAACAGTTCTGCAGTTTGCAGCTGTAACTTGAATCTTTAGATGTTTTGTTCCGTCAGGTCGATTTGCAGCGTTTGCTTACTTGGTGTGGTACATCCGGGCGACCGTCCTGTCCACCCAGGCGCAGCTCTTCTGCGAGCGCAGCACTCCGTGGACGGTGACGACGAACACGGACCGAGGGTTGGTGATGGTCTT
Above is a window of Xiphophorus hellerii strain 12219 chromosome 18, Xiphophorus_hellerii-4.1, whole genome shotgun sequence DNA encoding:
- the LOC116707522 gene encoding sodium/potassium-transporting ATPase subunit beta-3-like, encoding MSSAPEAQNQEPNQEPPKETNAEQKPEEKEAQGEEKDAAKEEVKVEEKEEKTEEKKEEEEEEKKKEEEEEKDKKKKKKEQKKEEKKESWKDFIYNPRTGEFLGRTASSWGLIFLFYLIFYGVLTGMFILTIWVMLQTLDDAVPRHQDRLDSPGLVFRPHAVEISYNRSDPAKFNPYVQQLHDLLQQYNDSIQEGNDLCLVGEYTDQDDQPKKKVCQFKRSNLRQCSGLPDTSFGYAEGQPCVILKLNRVIGLKPEGDPYINCTAKRNTPLQMIYFPPEGRLDKMFFPYYGKIAHPDYVQPLVAVKLLLTKEDYSVEQTVECKVEGSNLRNSDERDKYLGRVTFRVTVFQ